A single genomic interval of Mangifera indica cultivar Alphonso chromosome 5, CATAS_Mindica_2.1, whole genome shotgun sequence harbors:
- the LOC123215622 gene encoding 5'-deoxynucleotidase hdd1 isoform X1, with amino-acid sequence MAVNSSTHCAPPLNRPLRRRLPPAFFIRTSARPLFPNEVPNRRLVSVRANKPGFDGFRSKKSTNLTNSEAQIGVSCSSSSSVVDFLTLCNRLKTTKRKGWINHGIKGPESIADHMYRMALMALIAGDIPGVDRERCIKIAIVHDIAEAIVGDITPSDNVPKEVKSRMEQAALDEMCKVLGGGMRAEEIKELWTEYENNASIEANLVKDFDKVEMILQALEYEMEQGKVLDEFFLSTAGKFQTEIGKKWAAEINHRRNSKLVNKLD; translated from the exons TGCTTTCTTCATTCGGACCTCAGCCAGACCACTTTTCCCCAACGAAGTTCCAAATCGACGTCTCGTTTCAGTTCGGGCCAATAAGCCCGGTTTCGACGGGTTTAGATCCAAGAAATCCACGAATTTGACAAATTCTGAAGCTCAGATTGGAGTTTCGTGTTCGTCTTCGTCATCGGTGGTTGATTTCCTGACATTGTGTAATCGTCTGAAG ACAACGAAAAGGAAAGGATGGATCAATCATGGAATAAAGGGTCCAGAGTCAATTGCTGATCACATGTACCGCATGGCTTTAATGGCTTTGATCGCTGGTGACATTCCTGGCGTGGATAGAGAAAG GTGTATTAAAATAGCAATTGTGCATGATATCGCCGAAG CTATTGTTGGTGATATAACACCATCTGATAATGTGCCCAAAGAAGTAAAGAGCAGAATGGAGCAGGCAGCTTTGGATGAAATGTGCAAAGTTCTTGGTGGTGGGATGAGGG CTGAAGAGATCAAAGAACTCTGGACAGAATATGAAAATAATGCTTCCATAGAAGCTAATCTTGTCAAAGATTTTGATAAA GTTGAAATGATTCTGCAGGCACTGGAATATGAAATGG AACAGGGGAAGGTGCTTGATGAGTTTTTCCTTTCAACGGCAG gAAAATTTCAGACAGAGATAGGAAAGAAATGGGCTGCTGAAATTAATCATAGAAGAAATTCAAAATTGGTGAACAAACTTGATTGA
- the LOC123215622 gene encoding 5'-deoxynucleotidase hdd1 isoform X2, whose product MAVNSSTHCAPPLNRPLRRRLPPAFFIRTSARPLFPNEVPNRRLVSVRANKPGFDGFRSKKSTNLTNSEAQIGVSCSSSSSVVDFLTLCNRLKTTKRKGWINHGIKGPESIADHMYRMALMALIAGDIPGVDRERCIKIAIVHDIAEAIVGDITPSDNVPKEVKSRMEQAALDEMCKVLGGGMRAEEIKELWTEYENNASIEANLVKDFDKVEMILQALEYEMGEGA is encoded by the exons TGCTTTCTTCATTCGGACCTCAGCCAGACCACTTTTCCCCAACGAAGTTCCAAATCGACGTCTCGTTTCAGTTCGGGCCAATAAGCCCGGTTTCGACGGGTTTAGATCCAAGAAATCCACGAATTTGACAAATTCTGAAGCTCAGATTGGAGTTTCGTGTTCGTCTTCGTCATCGGTGGTTGATTTCCTGACATTGTGTAATCGTCTGAAG ACAACGAAAAGGAAAGGATGGATCAATCATGGAATAAAGGGTCCAGAGTCAATTGCTGATCACATGTACCGCATGGCTTTAATGGCTTTGATCGCTGGTGACATTCCTGGCGTGGATAGAGAAAG GTGTATTAAAATAGCAATTGTGCATGATATCGCCGAAG CTATTGTTGGTGATATAACACCATCTGATAATGTGCCCAAAGAAGTAAAGAGCAGAATGGAGCAGGCAGCTTTGGATGAAATGTGCAAAGTTCTTGGTGGTGGGATGAGGG CTGAAGAGATCAAAGAACTCTGGACAGAATATGAAAATAATGCTTCCATAGAAGCTAATCTTGTCAAAGATTTTGATAAA GTTGAAATGATTCTGCAGGCACTGGAATATGAAATGG GGGAAGGTGCTTGA